Proteins from one Puntigrus tetrazona isolate hp1 chromosome 10, ASM1883169v1, whole genome shotgun sequence genomic window:
- the arr3a gene encoding arrestin 3a, retinal (X-arrestin), with the protein MVDKVFKKTSGNGQLTLYLGKRDYIDHVDKVEPVEGVLKIDPADLGDRKVWIQLACAFRYGREDLDVIGLSFRKDIWIQHIQLYPEAGHKPTLTEMHDTLLKKAGEQGHPFTFNIPTNLPCSVTLQPGPDDKGKACGVDFEVKAYLAQSADDPDEKIDKKDTCRLVIRKIQFAPDNTGSAQKAELCKSFMMSDKPVLLEASLDKEIYYHGDPIPVSVKIKNETNKVVKKIKVTVDQTTDVVLYSADKYTKNVLCEEFGETVEGNATFEKTLPITPLLANNKEKRGLALDGRLKDEDTNLASTTVIRGGMDKEMLGILVSYKIKVNLMVSGGGLLGGLTASDVTVELPLILMNPKPKD; encoded by the exons ATGGTAGACAA AGTTTTCAAAAAGACCAGTGGAAATGGCCAG CTCACTCTCTACTTGGGGAAGAGAGACTATATTGACCATGTTGACAAAGTTGAACCCGTTG AGGGTGTACTGAAAATCGATCCTGCAGACCTTGGAGACAGAAAAG TTTGGATTCAGCTGGCCTGTGCTTTCCGCTACGGTCGTGAAGACCTTGACGTGATCGGGCTTTCCTTTAGAAAAGACATCTGGATTCAGCATATACAGCTATATCCTGAGGCAGGCCACAAACCCACCCTCACAGAGATGCACGACACTCTCCTCAAGAAAGCTGGAGAGCAGGGTCATCCCTTCACTTTTAAT ATTCCTACCAACCTCCCTTGCTCTGTTACACTTCAGCCTGGCCCAGATGACAAAGGAAAG GCTTGTGGTGTCGATTTTGAGGTCAAAGCCTACTTGGCTCAATCAGCTGATGACCCCGATGAGAAGATCGACAAGAA GGACACCTGCCGTCTCGTCATTCGTAAAATCCAGTTTGCCCCTGATAACACAGGATCTGCACAGAAAGCTGAGCTCTGCAAGAGCTTCATGATGTCTGATAAGCCTGTTCTTCTGGAAGCCTCTCTGGACAAAGAA ATCTATTACCACGGCGATCCCATCCCAGTCTCTGTTAAGATCAAGAATGAGACCAACAAAGTTGTGAAGAAAATCAAGGTTACag TTGACCAAACCACAGACGTCGTTCTCTATTCAGCTGACAAATACACCAAGAACGTGCTGTGTGAAGAGTTTGG GGAAACTGTAGAAGGAAATGCAACTTTTGAAAAAACCCTTCCAATCACTCCTCTGCTAGCAAACAACAAGGAGAAGCGTGGCCTGGCACTGGACGGCAGGCTTAAAGATGAAGACACCAACTTGGCCTCAACcactgt aataaGGGGAGGTATGGATAAGGAGATGCTGGGAATCCTGGTGTCCTACAAGATCAAAGTTAACCTCATGGTATCAGGAGGAGG TCTGCTGGGAGGCTTGACAGCAAg tgATGTGACAGTAGAGCTGCCTCTGATCCTGATGAACCCTAAACCCAAAG ATTGA
- the znrd2 gene encoding protein ZNRD2: MALNADDEDFEWEPPSEAEMKVIQARRERQDKISKLMGDYLLKGYKMLGDCCELCGTILLQDKQKKNYCVACQELDSDIDKDNPALNAQAALSQVRERQLAALPLPESNGASSSEPPLSITGQPRPEHCEGAASGLRGPPPAPQSTPLSVPTASSNFLPPAAPALQTSPPVGSVANTLHHPALSSAEEAVLHKLRWATQELQHSVSVEASIQLCSLIRGCAESLRSLKELQLS; this comes from the exons ATGGCCCTAAACGCAG ATGATGAGGACTTTGAATGGGAGCCTCCCTCCGAGGCGGAGATGAAGGTGATTCAGGCTCGCCGAGAGCGGCAGGACAAGATCAGCAAGCTGATGGGAGACTATCTCCTGAAGGGCTACAAGATGCTGGGGGACTGCTGTGAGCTGTGtggg ACAATTCTACTGCAGGATAAGCAGAAGAAAAATTACTGTGTTGCTTGTCAAGAGCTGGACTCCGATATTGACAAGGACAACCCAG ctTTAAACGCCCAGGCGGCCTTGTCCCAGGTACGGGAGCGTCAGCTAGCGGCTCTGCCTCTCCCCGAGTCTAACGGAGCCTCCTCCAGCGAACCCCCTCTCTCCATCACGGGCCAGCCCCGGCCGGAGCACTGCGAGGGGGCCGCATCGGGACTGAGAGGCCCCCCTCCCGCCCCACAGTCCACCCCTCTTTCTGTCCCCACCGCCAGTTCTAACTTCCTGCCACCAGCCGCCCCTGCTCTCCAGACTTCACCTCCTGTAGGGTCCGTGGCCAACACCCTCCACCACCCAGCCTTGTCGAGCGCGGAGGAGGCAGTGCTACATAAACTCAGATGGGCCACACAGGAGCTCCAGCACTCGGTGTCAGTGGAGGCCAGCATCCAGCTCTGCAGTCTGATCCGAGGCTGTGCCGAATCCCTCCGCAGCTTAAAAGAACTGCAGCTCTCATAA
- the fam89b gene encoding protein FAM89A isoform X1, whose protein sequence is MRNSASLRLNGALGGEMQWARFSCTRQKKTLNENKAGLLDLSRGSCPVLPVSKGLSGILNSSGGSWRDIEKVYSKRTRIQADISKSRVSDCLGRSKPASLDAALAVLRKEMVGLRQLDMSLLCQLWSLYESIQEYKGAFQDISSSLCESSFNTENGYSEDEEEEDEDEHERESGETLLSLPQPAQNSRDQWIKDSFHIPI, encoded by the exons ATGAGAAACAGCGCCTCCCTGCGGCTGAACGGCGCACTGGGCGGAGAGATGCAGTGGGCGAGGTTTAGCTGTACAAGACAAAAGAAAACGTTAAACGAAAACAAAGCAGGGCTCCTTGATCTGTCCAGGGGTTCATGTCCAGTTTTGCCTGTATCTAAGG GACTGAGCGGTATCCTGAACTCGAGCGGAGGGTCCTGGAGGGACATTGAGAAGGTGTACAGTAAGAGGACGCGCATCCAGGCGGACATCAGCAAGTCCCGGGTGAGCGACTGTCTCGGGCGCAGCAAACCCGCGAGCCTCGACGCGGCGCTGGCCGTGCTGCGcaaagagatg GTTGGACTCCGACAGCTGGACATGTCCCTTCTGTGCCAGTTGTGGTCTCTGTATGAGTCCATACAGGAATACAAAGGAGCTTTCCAGGATATCTCTTCTTCTCTGTGTGAGAGCTCCTTCAACACCGAAAATGGTTATTCTGAAGACGAAGAGGAGGAAGACGAAGATGAACACGAAAGAGAGAGCGGCGAGACGCTGTTGTCCCTTCCTCAGCCCGCTCAGAACTCTCGAGACCAGTGGATCAAAGACTCCTTCCACATCCCCATTTAA
- the LOC122352419 gene encoding solute carrier family 35 member F4 yields MNKLSAKISPSSGPQPVTLHLPTPASEKDPQEQALVLDESDPERPSKRCCARCPFRAVRRVTCGLILGACVAVSWAWGTNSAKETLMRHPAPFFIIWFCSIWNILFFSLYYLCHLLTEKQKQSPTTEFRKCSQFLGEELTVRSVLKGAAPFSVLWNLSGYLYLLALCRISKVDVSAVLCCSQAFIFLLSWIGLKDRFMGVRIVAVILSITGLVMLAYGDGFHSDSITGVALGVGSASASALFKVLFRKRAGNVEPGAASVLLSGVGLCSFVLHSWVCVLLYFTHVEYWPPSQHIPWDKLCFMASLLLVFNVLVHLGGIFTYPSLISLGTLLTIPASAAVDAFVTETLQMSHVRAAAAGIISAGYLMLQLPENWDDSTLRWLSTLWRGNWREDGVVGEETAMDTAGIARAKPKPAVMTLN; encoded by the exons ATGAACAAACTCTCAGCCAAGATATCTCCTTCCTCCGGACCCCAGCCAGTCACGCTTCACCTGCCCACACCAG CAAGTGAGAAGGATCCTCAGGAGCAGGCTTTGGTTCTTGATGAATCTGATCCAGAAAGACCATCTAAACGCTGTTGTGCACGATGTCCATTCCGAGCTGTACGGAGGGTGACCTGCGGGCTCATTTTAGGGGCTTGTGTGGCTGTTTCCTGGGCCTGGGGTACTAATAGTGCTAAAGAGACTCTAATGAGACATCCCGCCCCGTTCTTCATCATTTGGTTTTGTAGCATCTGgaacattctctttttttcactctACTATCTGTGCCATCTTCTCACGGAGAAACAGAAGCAGTCACCAACCACCGAGTTCAG AAAGTGCAGCCAGTTTCTGGGTGAAGAGCTGACTGTAAGGAGTGTCCTGAAAGGAGCCGCTCCGTTCTCTGTGCTATGGAATTTATCTGGTTATTTGTACTTGTTGGCACTATGCCGCATCTCCAAAGTGGACGTAAGTGCCGTCCTCTGTTGCAGCCAGGCTTTTATTTTCCTCCTTTCATGGATTGGACTCAAGGACCGCTTTATGGGTGTCAGG ATAGTGGCCGTCATCCTGTCCATAACTGGACTTGTTATGTTGGCCTATGGGGATGGTTTTCACAGTGACTCAATCACAGGAGTGGCACTGGGAGTTGGTTCAGCTTCAGCTTCTGCTTTATTCAAG GTGCTTTTCAGAAAGCGTGCAGGAAATGTCGAGCCAGGCGCTGCCAGTGTGTTGCTGTCCGGTGTGGGTCTGTGTAGTTTTGTCCTCCACTCCtgggtgtgtgttttgctttatttcacaCACGTGGAATACTGGCCTCCCTCTCAGCACATTCCCTGGGATAAACTCTGCTTCATGGCATCTCTACTGCTCG TTTTCAATGTGCTGGTACATCTGGGAGGAATATTCACATACCCCAGTTTAATTTCACTGGGAACTCTCTTGACCATCCCAGCGAGTGCAG CTGTAGATGCATTTGTGACTGAAACTCTCCAAATGAGTCATGTGCGAGCAGCGGCAGCCGGCATCATCTCAGCAGGGTATCTAATGCTGCAGCTTCCAGAAAACTGGGACGACAGCACTCTGCGTTGGCTCAGCACACTGTGGCGTGGAAACTGGCGAGAGGACGGCGTAGTTGGAGAGGAGACTGCAATGGACACTGCTGGGATTGCAAGAGCAAAACCCAAACCAGCTGTAATGACACTCAATTGA
- the fam89b gene encoding leucine repeat adapter protein 25 isoform X2, whose protein sequence is MNGFQSSSADCPAGSVCSIEGLPPLPKGLSGILNSSGGSWRDIEKVYSKRTRIQADISKSRVSDCLGRSKPASLDAALAVLRKEMVGLRQLDMSLLCQLWSLYESIQEYKGAFQDISSSLCESSFNTENGYSEDEEEEDEDEHERESGETLLSLPQPAQNSRDQWIKDSFHIPI, encoded by the exons ATGAACGGGTTTCAGTCCAGTTCTGCGGACTGTCCGGCTGGAAGCGTCTGCTCTATTGAAGGCTTGCCTCCGTTACCTAAAGGACTGAGCGGTATCCTGAACTCGAGCGGAGGGTCCTGGAGGGACATTGAGAAGGTGTACAGTAAGAGGACGCGCATCCAGGCGGACATCAGCAAGTCCCGGGTGAGCGACTGTCTCGGGCGCAGCAAACCCGCGAGCCTCGACGCGGCGCTGGCCGTGCTGCGcaaagagatg GTTGGACTCCGACAGCTGGACATGTCCCTTCTGTGCCAGTTGTGGTCTCTGTATGAGTCCATACAGGAATACAAAGGAGCTTTCCAGGATATCTCTTCTTCTCTGTGTGAGAGCTCCTTCAACACCGAAAATGGTTATTCTGAAGACGAAGAGGAGGAAGACGAAGATGAACACGAAAGAGAGAGCGGCGAGACGCTGTTGTCCCTTCCTCAGCCCGCTCAGAACTCTCGAGACCAGTGGATCAAAGACTCCTTCCACATCCCCATTTAA